The Candidatus Bathyarchaeia archaeon sequence CGTTAACTTTACGTTGCTCGCGAATGACTGGCCGTCGATCTTCTATCAAGTTGGATGGATCTCCTTCGCCGCTTTGGTCTTCATCGCGTACTGGGCTTATAATAAGTCGAAGGGAATTGACGTCGCGGCGATTTGGAAAGAGATTCCTCCCGCTTAAAATTCCCTTTTCTCCATTTTTTATTCGTTAACCTGAAACCGCCCACCAATTCTTTATTCTAGACTCGTCAAGCTCAAGCATCATCCCTTTCAATATCCCTTCACCGTACTCTGAGCCTGGGTTAAGGATGAGGGTTTTCCCGATTTGTTGAGATCCGGCTGATTCATGTATGTGGCCGTGCAATCCGAGAAGTGGCTGTTTTTCCTCGATGAAGCGTAGGATCGATTTGCTTCCAACGCTGACCATTTCAGGGCTTCCGAGTTTGAACACTGGCCGTAGGTTTTTATCCAGCTTCGGCGCTTGGTCTAGTTTCGTCGCGTATGGTGGGCAGTGGAAGTTGCATATTACCTTGTTCCATTCGACTTTAACGAGCTTGGCGGTGTCCTTCAGTTTTTCCATGAGCGTTTCTTCGGAGCATTCCCTCGGTGAGTTCCACGGTGTGGGATTAGTGTAGTCGAGGCTGATCATCTCGTAGTCGAAGCATAGGTTAACGGCTTTTCCCAGTGGGTAGATGACTCTTCTATTATTTTTGATCGGCTCGTCGATTTCGAAGAAGTCGTCGTTGCCCGGCATCACTACCACTTTGACGTTTCGAGGAACCTTTTCTTCGACGAGGGTAAGCCATCGTTTAATGTTTTCTACGACGATTTGTTTGAAGACATCGTCGACCTTGTCTTGGCTCTTCTTCATTTCTTCAACTTCCTTCCTGGTGCATACATAAGGGTAGGATCCGCCGAGGAGAAGCTTCTCCTTAATCGTTTCAAGCTCTTTCTCGTTGTTCGCCTTGAATTCTTGGCCAAACGCCTTAGTGACGTATGATCCGTTATTTTTAATGATCGGGATAACCGTCTTTCCCGTCAGGTCTCCGGCCATTATGATGATGTCCGCCTGGTAGAATGTGGGGACTGAAAGCCATTTTCTCCAGACGCTCTCACTTCCATGCACGTCTGCGGCGAAGAATATTCTAACAGGCTTGCTTGTCATGGCTCTTCATCTTCAGGCTTTAGCTTAATGAGTTTAAACATGTTCTTTCTCATAGACTTCTTCCACTTCCTTATACCATTTCTGTTTCGGCCCGATTTTCGCCCTTATTTTCCACTTCACCGTCTTCGGCTCACTTTCAATGGTCGTTAATAATCTGTCGATCTTCTGCCTTACGTCTTCGACGTCGCTGGTTTTAAGCGCGGGATATTTTTCGGCGAGGTCGCGGATTTTCTTGAGGTTGGTTGTCACTGTGTAGTAGAAGCCCCAGTCTTCAGCTAGGAGCTTCGAAATGTAGCGGGCGTTGACTCCCTTATCGTCGTCGGTGATTTCATGCTCCCGGATTAATATGAGGCAATCTTTAACGTCCTTTTCGTTGATTCGAACGATCTGCGTTTTCTCTAAGAGGAGCTCTGCGAGGGGGATTGTAGGAGAGTCCACGTTTAATCTATCTGTGAATTCTATGGTGTGGCACATGTCGAGTTTGTCGAAGAAGATGTCTACGTGCAGGCCTTGGGGGTTGTATAGAATGTAGCGTTGGGAGATGGTCATGATGTACTGGGAGCTTCTATCCATCGCGTATCCTAGGTCTTTCAAAACGTTGAAGACGGCGTTCTTCTGTTTTTTCAAGGCCATGAAGTCGAGGTCCGTGAGCTCTCGTTTAAGCGATTTAAATAGGCTTGAATATTTGGGCGAGTGGATCGCCACAGCAACGGCTCCCATAACCCTAAGCGTGACGCCTCTTTTCTCCGCCTCCGCGACTATACGTTTAGCTTCTTCGAGAAAATTCATGGACACCAACTTCTCACTTTACAGTTAAAGACATCGGTCTTACATTTTAAGTTATGGTTCGCTTTGAGGCTTAATCTGGTAAAATTACCAAATAAGTGGTTAGGGCCTTTCAGGTCCTCATTACTCCACTTTTAAACATGTATTACTTTTTCAGTTTCCAACTTTGCCTCTAAAAGCTTTTTAAGAATGGATCACCGTCTAAAGCGTCCGCCATTCTCATCCTTTAACCTTCATCCTGCATTTTCCCCCAGCTACGTGGAGGCAGGAGGTGTTTGAGAGTCACCAGCCGAGGTGATTTGAAACGGCTTGAGTAGTTAAGGTGTTAATTCTCTTACAGCGTTCAGTTCATCTGTTAACCAACGGGTCTTCAAGGCGTAACGTCAAATGGCGCTTGAGTTTAACATCGTCGTTTTAACGCGTTCCAGAAGCGAAGGAGGGATGTGGGTGCGTTTTAACTTTTGCTTGTTTGAAAAATTGAGGAGGAAAACTTTAAACTTTCGTGTAGAGTTCTATGCCGTGTTTTAGGCATGCATCTCGCGCCTTGTCTTCAGCGTATGGGGTGACGATCATCAGCCTTTCAGGCTTTTTCCCAGTTATCCTCTCGTAGGCTTCTGCTTTCCTTTTAAACGTGGTGACGTCTGAGGGCTTCAAATGCGATGAGACCTCTATCAGAATGGTTTTCTCATCGTGAACAGCCACGTCGATTTCAACGATGCTAGGATACCCGTAAACTGATCCCGCATCGTCGTAACCGCTCCAACGCTCAATCTCAACGTTGAACTCTTTTTCCAAAACTCCCTTCAAACCTTCTCTGAACGCTTCTTCGGTTAACAGGCCCCACCTTGCACCTAAAGCGGAAACATGTCTCTCCAAAAGCCTAAATCCTTCCATCATGTCCCTCCTGAGCTGATTTGTTTCTTCTCTGAGCTTCGCGATTTCCTCGTCATGTCTCTGAAAGCCTTTTATCATGTCCTCCCTAAGCTTGTTTGTTTCTTCTCTGAGCTTTGCGATTTCTTCGTCATGTCTCCGGAAGCCTTCCATCATATCTTTTCTGAGCTGGTTCATGTCTTCTCTGAGCTTTGCGATTTCTTCGTCATGTCTCCGGAAGCCTTCCATCATATCCTCTCTAAGCAGGTTTGTTTCTT is a genomic window containing:
- a CDS encoding metallophosphoesterase, whose translation is MTSKPVRIFFAADVHGSESVWRKWLSVPTFYQADIIIMAGDLTGKTVIPIIKNNGSYVTKAFGQEFKANNEKELETIKEKLLLGGSYPYVCTRKEVEEMKKSQDKVDDVFKQIVVENIKRWLTLVEEKVPRNVKVVVMPGNDDFFEIDEPIKNNRRVIYPLGKAVNLCFDYEMISLDYTNPTPWNSPRECSEETLMEKLKDTAKLVKVEWNKVICNFHCPPYATKLDQAPKLDKNLRPVFKLGSPEMVSVGSKSILRFIEEKQPLLGLHGHIHESAGSQQIGKTLILNPGSEYGEGILKGMMLELDESRIKNWWAVSG
- a CDS encoding DUF3782 domain-containing protein; protein product: MSAKQKQEFLSLLKEDIEFRYAVAGLLGLEEILKRLDKHSEELVKLREDMNQLRKETNLLREDMMEGFRRHDEEIAKLREDMNQLRKDMMEGFRRHDEEIAKLREETNKLREDMIKGFQRHDEEIAKLREETNQLRRDMMEGFRLLERHVSALGARWGLLTEEAFREGLKGVLEKEFNVEIERWSGYDDAGSVYGYPSIVEIDVAVHDEKTILIEVSSHLKPSDVTTFKRKAEAYERITGKKPERLMIVTPYAEDKARDACLKHGIELYTKV